ggttgaaaaagaaaaagagtgAGCGAAAACCATCGCTATGGATTAGTATATGTCCAACTGGATTAGAGATTTATGAGGATGTTCCAAGCAGTTTCAAAAATGAACTGTCAGTATTTGAATGGGGAGCCATTGGAAGACTTCAATATAATGTAAGTATTTGGTAAGGAATATGCCTAGTGTGATTGCATTGTGGTTTTAAAGGTACCCGCCTTTGGAATTAGATTTTTCTTTCACTgctattggttgtctcaccaaagaTTGTGATGGTGGAGCTGAAATTTTGACCAAAACCGAGGTGGCAGGCGAAAAGACAGCTCAACCCTAGCAGTGTtttgtgagacaaccaataccgacagaACTTGATATATCTAAGACAGAATTTAGATCTTTTAACTGATTCTGGATGCATGCTATAGTGTATTAATTCATGCAATTTGTTTCCAGAAAAAGAAGTTTGAGATTCAGATGGAGAATCCCCCTCATGGGCGCAAGTTTACTTACTACACGACTAGTCATGATTACTCCGGCCACTTACTTTGGTTGTGCCAGAAGACACATGCCTTACAAATGGCACTGCAGGCAACCGTCAGTGAGAGCAAAAGACAGGAGGAAGAAGGTAAGATGAGTATCTGATGTGTTCTGGTTGTGTTGTTGACTCTGAAACAGGAGGTCATGTGTTCGAATCCCTGCAGCCAAGTGCAAATTTCCATTTTAGAGTTGATAGTCAGATTGCACTCTTCGTGAATCAGATAGTCCTGGCACTCAACAAACACTCAGTGCAGCAAAAACAGTAGAATTGAATTATTCATCCTTCATTTCAGAGAGGAGACACTATCGTGAGTCTTATATCTACAGCGATGAGATGGACCTGGCTTTGGAGCAGCAGAACGATAAAACGTCCGACCGAGATAAACGAATCTCACTTATCAGCAAAACAAGCTCGGTCACGACTTCTGGCATCGCTAGTGAAAAGATGCAGGCTAGTCTAGACAGTGATAGTAAGTGTTTGATAACAGAAACGTTTACATAAGGTGACTGAATGAGGCTTTGCACTTGTCAATGCTGGAGCATCTGTGAAATGGATTGAAGCAAAAAAGGACAAAACTCTTTCTGTCGCAATGAACATTTGGGTGAGATACCAGATCGGTTTCTGCAGCTTAAACTTGAAACCCTATTTTGGTGATTTGATCGGGTGTTCATACAGCTGTTGTGAGTGCTTTTTATGGATGATAGCAATTCAATGATAGGTGGAGGGGGAGGGGCTCATCACCATATTGCACAATGACACTATCAGTCATGGGATGGCAGGCTGTTTCATTTTCACCAATATTCATATGTTTGTCTTCCCTCTCCTTCTCTTTCACTGCTTAGCAAGGAGATTCTCCTCTTTTATTCTCTCCTGCTGCAGATAAGAGGTTTGAAATAGTTCTCTGTTAGTGTCGATCCCTTTCTCTCATTTTTGCTTGGCTTCATAACATTGTCAATGTTTTGCCTAGACATGCCTGCTTTTATCAATGCTTTTGTTGGATGTGGGGTTTTATTTTCCAACCTTTTCAAGAAAAGTTGTGCTTGTAGTAGGATTGATGACTTGTATGCTGTGcctttttgtgtgttttttacCCGAAAGCCGTTTCCAGAATCTTTTCTATAATAAGCCTAACCATTCATATAACTGATAAGTCAATGTTTTCCTTGTTTACTATCTTGCAGATGGCGATGATGGCCTGAGTATCAAGAATCCGCCTTCAGAGACAGCTGTTGGTTTTTCCGAGAGCAGTGGAACTTCTTCCCTGAGTCGACAACTGGGCTCTGTAAGCCTGGAGAAAAAGTCTTACGCATTATCAGAAAGTGCTTTCAGAGAGCTTCTAAGTAATCGAACGGAGGGAGGAGGGCTTGATGAGTTGCAACCCAGTGGTAAACAGGAGTCGCGTGAACCGTCCAGTGATGATACAGTTACTACTGCACCCGTCCTTGCTCCTTCGGCTATTCCTAAACTGCAGCCTGTCCCGCCGGTGCAAACTGTCCACAAAGAGGCTCACTCTGCCCCAGCATCAATGGATATACTCTCCGCCTCTTCAATGAGATTTGACGACGACTTTGGGGTTCCTAATTCAACTGTGCGTCATGCTACAGCTAAATCTGTAGGTGGTGTACAGGAGGCGCCATCTGTGTTGACGGGGAATTACAATGATGTGGTAGACATGTTTGACATGATTGGGGAAGGAATGAATGTTCCGGTGTCTGAACAGGAAATTGCAAGTTGTGATAAAGTGGTTGAACCAAAAAGTGTTTCATGTGAAGTGATATGGACTAACAGCCGCAGTGCTGCAGTTCATTCAACAAGCTTATCCCATGCCTCGTCAGGGAGCCAAGCTACATCAGTAAAATCTCTTGGGCACCAGCCTAGTTTTGAAAGTTCTACGATTCCACGAAAGTTGTCCCATCAGCATTCTCTACCTCAGCCTGCCAGAAGTTATGACAGTTTGTTGCAGACAACAGTGAATGTACCTCGCTTTGAATCAAACAGCTGTTTATTTCATGGTTCTCAAGGGTTTGTGGACTACAACAACCCAACCCATAATGACAACATGGGATATTTCAATGACAGTTCGAACAACTTGTATTCCTATGTTCCTGTCTGCATGGAAAATGGGATGAACAATGTGGATGAGCATTCTGTGACTCAATTTAATGTCCCGCAGGTTGCCCAAGCAGGGGCATCAATTGTTGGAACACCATTCAGTATTCAATCCGATAGCATCCATTCTTCCCTGGCTGTGTCACAGACTATTGGAGCTAAGCCTCCTTCCCATCCTCATGAATCAAATGAAAGGACGATTCCTCAACTTGTGGGTCAACCGTTTACAATTCAGTCGGAGCCTGTTCATTCTGCTCTTGCCGTGTCACAGTCTACCGGCCACAGAATGCAGGCTGGCCCTGGACAGCCAATGCAGGGGCAAGTTATTGTTGGGCAGCCGATGCAGGCACAGGTGGTTGCTGGGCAGACCATGAAGGCTGTTTCTGGGCAACCTATGCAGGCAGTCCATGGGCAATCACCTCAGATGCAGGGACAACCAATGCAGATGGTGCATAGTCAGCCAATGCAGACTCTACAAAGACAACAGATGCAACCTTTACAAGTGCAACAAAAGCAGGTGCAGACTTTGCAAGGTCAGCACATGCAGACTTTCCAAGCTGACCCAATGGCTCTGCAAGGTGAGCAGATGACATTCCAAGGTCAGCAGAtgccaacttttcaaggtcagcagaTGAATTTACAGGGTCCGCAGATGCAGACTTATCAGGGACGGCCAATGCAGATCTTTCAAGATCAGCAGATACAGAATTATCAAGGCCAACAGGTGCAAACTTTGCAAGGTCAGCAGGTGCAGATGATATCAGGTCTGCCTGGGCAAAATCTGCCGTCTGTTCATGGACAACAATACATTGTGAACTCTGAAAATCACCACATGCCACAGGATATAAACGTACAGTATCATTACAATGCACAAAACTTTGATGGTGTCGGTGTAACTCATGATCAATTCAATGGACCATATGCATTCCAACAAGACAGCGTCCATGCCCCACAGCCTGTTATGAGGCAGCCCCCACAGCCTGTCATTAGGCCGCGGCCCGATTATCTTCGGCATTACGTTAACGAGGAAATGTTCAAGGACATCAGTGCCCAGAAGAAGAAACGTCTAAGTGCTGGTGATCTTATTAGCGGTGTTCTGCCTAACATTCAGACCAATAACTTCAGTAAAAGTACGGAAGAACTCTCCATTAAGAGTAAGAAACCGTCTGTGACTAAGGCATATTCATTTGGTGACGAGAAACTCCATCCCGATCTGGAGAATCTGCGTAGTGTGTCCTCCGATACGTCATCTTTGCCTCTAATGACAGCATTGTGTAATGATAGGACCTTATTTGACATTAGAACGGATACAGTACGCGAACATCCAAAAGAAATGAAGGAACTTCAACAAGAAGAGGAAGTTGTACTCCGGCAAAAGGTGGATCCAAAAAATCAAGTCCCAGAACAACGTCATTCGTCGTTGTGTTCAGTCGATACTGACTATTCTCAAGATACTATGCTGTCCATGAGTAGCTCCATCCAACAGACGAGTTCCGATGATGTGTCACTCTCGTCTGTTATATCCGGCCCGTTCGCAGTGAAAGATGGTAACCGAGTGTCGTTGTGTTCGGACAAATCTGACCTCCTGCAGCATGTTGGTGTTCAGAGCCAGAATGGGCAGCTGATTACGATATCATAAAGATTCTGCGACAGCACATTATACAAAATTCATTTTGTCAGTTCGGTTTTGACCAAGTATCAAGCGATCAGATGTCTCAAAGTCGCTGGTGCATGTTGTAATTGAGATCTGTTGTCTTAAAAACATGTTTAACACATCATGTTTATCCGGCCAATTTGAAGCTGGCAGTATTTTCAAGTAttcattttaaaagtaaaaactATGTACTTGTGTGCACGTACACCTGTGAGCCAATAGGTGTTGATGTAGAAAGTGagcctgtacattttgtatttttatgTATGTAATACATGAAAGTATTATGTTGCCTGTGGATTTTCAGAATGCATATTTGGGAAATCGGGTACACTGTTTGCACTGTTTTGTCAATTTGTGTTAGAATAACAACTCAAATCAAAATGCTTGAAGTGAAACAGAAGATGTTCGTCTGACTTTTGTCAGTGGGAACATGTATTGCAAAATTTTAACACTGGAGAAGAGCATGTTTTTCTTCACTTATATATCCGTCCTCCTCATTTATTTTGCTGATTTGACTGTGGCATTTCCAGTTGTGGTTGGCAGGAAATAGAACTAGTACCGATACTAGTCTTTGCAGCCATGTGTTTTATCCTGTTGACTTCAGAAGTGGTGCTGCAGCCAATTGGTATACAGCTGAAAATGAAGATCAGTTACAAAAATGTTTCTTGCACCTGGATCAGTTTGTGAAGCACTCTGAGTAACCCTCTATATCTTTTCTTCTTATTTTTCGTGTATTCATTCTCATGGGGGTAATCTTCTCTTCAGAATATTTCCAGATTTGTGAGAATGTATTATAAGACCAAGAGAGGCCAATACATGTAAGAGATGTGCTTGTTTAAAAGGAACTTTAAGGCAAGGATTTTCCCACCGTAATATTCCATTTCGATATTTTCGTAACTCGATTGTTTCCTTGAAGAATATTTTAGAGGGACAAAAAAGTGTTACAATGATTTATACTGTACAACTGTCTTCATGTCTCTGATCACATTGCTGTAACATATTTGTGGGTGAATTATATCAGTATGTGTAGGTACGTGTGCTGTAAATTACAGATGTAGGGTGGATGCATATGACCATGTTAATACATGAAGTAGAAATCAAAAATTGAGAAAATGTGAATTGTTAGTAGATTTTAAGATTTTAACAGTAATTACCAAAATTATTTTTGAGATTAATCCTGAAATGTAATCTGTTTTTAATCTTTTTTACTACGTTTAGCTGTACTAATGGCATGAAAATGTCACGCTTGCCAAGTTCATAGTCCTGTAAAAGTGTCATGGACATGGTCGTTCAATCCCATTTAAATGTTCAATTTGAATAGACAGTGAGTTGTCAAAACCAAGTTGTCCAGTGGTTTTGAGGTCATGTTCCGGCTTGACCTTTATTTTCATATAGGTACTTCTATGGACAGGCTTGGCCTTCTCATGTATCATTTCACATCATTGTTGTATAATAACTGTCATTTTAGCATGTTTTCTGTGTATATAGAGAGAAATCAAAGCAACAGGTTTGCAATAGGGCAGGATCCAACCATACCAGCTTTTGGTGTGCAAGCATGTTGAAGTAGACTTTAGTATGTGTAGAAGATGAACTCTGTGATATGTTAATGTATATAGCTAATGCAATGCCTGTGGACCTGGTTAGTAGGACAGTTTCTGAGGCAATTTAAGAATATCAGCATCAGTTGGCTCCATTCAAAGATAGCCTTATGATTTTTAGATGAAAAATGCTAAGAATTATGCTGTGGTTTTGAGAAAATGCATGCTAGCACTGATAATGTGCATTTCACTTGACCGTTTTCTATTGATGCTGCAAATCAACCTGGAGAGAGTACCACATATGTTGTTTCTAAAGGGTTTGAATTACTTTTCCCTGAAAACTATGGAACAGACAGACTGTGTTAATTTTTGGGAGAGAAATTGCATTTACAGACTGTTAATAGCAATAATGCTGTGGTTTATCACAAATTAAAATAGGGCCTAGTTGTTAAAGGAGTACGTAGTGTCCCAAGATAATTCTGGGTCGGCACTTCTGATATTCATGAAGTTTCAGGACAGTGGGACTGTTACTTCTTGGGTGAATCAAAAGACACTCCTCCTTTAAAAGTACTTTTATATGTCAATAAATGTATCTTTTAACAACATCTGTTTTGTGTTTGGATCAGTTTTACGTGTATTTTATATCACTTCTCACTACATATTACATTTGATTAGATATTCTAATCATTCTAAGTAAGAAAGCAGTAGTAGATTGAATAGCGCATGTATAGTTTGACATGCAGTGTACATTATTTCTTTGTATATCTGTGCATATTATAAATGCACCTTGCTTTCGACATATTCCAACATATCAaactaattacatgtaccataatATCCACATCATTTTAACTTCTAACTTATCATTAGTAGGGTTACTACTCAAAGTGATCTTGTAGTCTTTCAAATATCTTATCGATTTCTATAAATTTTCTTTGataaggataatctagtgtctGTATTAACAGTTGCTGCAAATCCATCCACTATAAAACTGGTGAAGAAATTTGGTCAGTGTTGGTTACCAGGTTATTgggaaaaaatgatgaaaaatttgtttcctgaaaatCCTTTAGTGTTGGACATTAAACTAACATGGCTGATGGCACCAATAAGTTCTTTTTTGACAGAAGTCAGAAGGGCATGTGTCACCAGTGGGTTGGGTAGTGGAAATTTCTTGAGTCCTGCACATGGCAAAGGAGTGGCCTGAGTCCCTGAAGAGCAAATTTCAAAATGCTTAGCACACACATGATGTGGGAATGATTTCTCCGTCCTGGTTCCAGCGATATCTTAATCTTCTGATTCTGTCAATCTTACTTTTGCTGAAATTACATGTCCTTTGATTTATAGTGTTAAAAATGCCATGTCTCAAGAGAAAacatttcattgagaaaaaaaattaacataaCTTGACCGTCATTTTTCTGGTTTCGATTACGGGCTGGTAAGATTATTCTTACCCTGAATATTTAACTGCAAGTCTCATGACAGAAGTCTATGATGCATACCAGGGTATGTAAATagtgtgaaaatgtaaaattatgtacTTTGATTCACTCTTCACAATtctaccttttgtgaaatgaagaaatattttgtaaaGTTAAACGCACAAATTCATTTATTGCATAATATTCCTATTGTACATGAAAATTGAAGTAATGCTTGGCATGTGGACTAGTAAATTGATGCCAAAATATTGCTATGTTTTCAACAAAAGTTTGTATCTTTATTTTACAAGGACTTGACACGAATGCATTGTCTGTTAAGACTAAGAGTGCTCTTGCATCAAAAAGTATAGCATCATCCTCCATGATGAGGTTACACTATTAATTCTTGTCAATGAAACCCCTGTCcactttatacatgttatattcATTTGATCTGACTTGTAATGTATAGTTATGCATATCATATATCTAACATTGTTTAGGCCCCAACATATTGTGTGAAATCTACTACTATACATTATTTAATTTTGAGTAGTTTTAAATCATATATGAAATCTTATTTTACCTTGTTACAGATACTGACATGTTTCCTTCTGACAGGGTAAGAATAGATTATACTGTTTCAATATAATCCCGCCCATTGAGGGGTGTCTGTTACTCATAGACCTACTgtgaaccatgaaattttcaagatACTAAAAGTTGGCGAATTTCCTTGTTTTGAATTGGGGAAAGACTAGATATTCAGTTTGCTGCCGAAAGTTAACTTTTTGCCATTTATGAGTTAGCGCATAGCAGTGCGTTtgcaaaaatcacaaaaataaaccaCTCGTGAAAATTTTTCGGTTTCAAGTATATTATCAGGTTAAGGCATATTTTGTAGTACAGGCACCTCTCAACCAGCGTACATGTATCAACGAAGTATATTCCAACAGGAGGAATCCCCTTCAGAAAGCTCGCAATTCGAAGTTTGAAAGCGAAGGAATTCTGTATACATCACAACAGCTGTCAGTGAAGCTCACCACAAATGAATGATTTTTATCACTGCAACATGCGATATTTAGCACATGCAGCAAATCTTTGTCAAAACACGGTCATCACTGCGATAACACCAAACTTGTTTGATTTTATTGCAGACCACTGTAACCAGAGTATGACTGCAATAAAAGATAATTACTTGTCTGCAGCCTGTTTCTCGGTTTTGGTGGGCAAAGCTTTTCAAATCACCTCCTGTCATTGTGTTAACTATCATTATTCCCGCTTACTATCTGAGCTAATTCACCATATCATTTGTTTTAGGAAATATACATGTTTATATACAGACTTTGTACACCTGTATGTATGTGTATGgaaataaattattttatgtaTTTTGGTATAAAGATGAATCAAGTGTTTCTTTAAATTACTGATTTTGTTGTGTGAAACCGATTTGTGAGGTTGTGAAAGTTGCAGGACTGAATAATATAGTCTTGGCCGATGTTTGGATATGACAGtaagggacaatgtcacaatcgaaTTCTGATGGTCAGCTGTTGATCAAATGAAGCTAATCATTGTCACAGTCAGATTTCTGCCCTCAGCTGTAGGTCATGTTTGGGTGGATGTCATAATCAGATTCGAAGGAGCTGTACATCTGATGACATTCTTCTTACTGCTGTAGATCCAACCCCCTCCTCAATAACAGGCAGTTTGTTAAAGGGACTTCGTGATCTCGAAGACTTGTGTCTAGATAATGAGTGTGGCCAATGTCTCAGTTGGATTCGATCTGATGAGATGGGACAATTACACAATCCAGGTTATGAACATTGGCTTGGGGAACTGATCGGATATCTACAGACCTGATTTTTACATGTAATGGTTCTCAGATTCATGCCATTGTCTAAATCAAAACTTGTGAGCAGCTTGATCAAAATCTACGACTGGGTCTATCAGGTCTTCAGTATCTAGCTAGAGTAGTAGCTTATTGATATTGTTGTGAAGACTAAGCGTTTGCTCTTGCTAGCCTGCATTGTTATTGGCCTCACCACTCATGCCTTTGGCCAGGGATGTCCATCACCAGCTACTCGTCTTCAACACTTGGATGAGACCTTGTAACACATCTCATTCCAATGATATTGCATGAGATGTAGGCAACGTGCCCAATGTTAAGCGATGTGCAAGTGCAGGCAGCAAAGCCTTGATTATGAGTCCAACACTGAATCAATCAAACAATGACAAACACGATAGTCTTCTTGTCTGAGCAGTGCAGGACACGTTCTAGGTCTGATGGATGCAGGACACGTTCTAGGTCAGATGGTTTGTTTGCCgagtaaacaaaacaaaacagaagCAAAAGGAGACTGCCATTCTACCAGAATAAACTGTTTATTATCCTTTTTTATAAGTACCCTACCAACATATACAAAAACACTTTAAGTGTTCACACTTACTTAACTACATTCTCAATTTTTCTATACAACTAAATATCTCAAATAAATATCACAAGTAAATATCTAAAGACAACAAGTAAGATAAAGGGGTCATTGTAGCCCCCTTTTCCATTCACCAAAGATTCTTAACTTTCTTAACTAACTGAGATATGGGGAGCTGCGACAAGACAAATGCTACTTTTCTTCACTGTTACTTGGGCCTTCATGTTCACACTGGGCATGCGTTTCCAGGCGCGAGATCCGGTCAACGCAGTTGGAGGTTGTTTCTCTCCTTTGAACTGTATTGAGATCTTTTTCAAACAAGTAACTGAAAATGATGCTGACATGTCCTATATATCCAGTGAGTAGATATGATTGCTGTATAAACTGGGTTCTGTAATGCGGCGGACAGAGATAACCCAACCAACAAGTCCTAGAGTAAAGGCAGCCATGAGGAAAAGTCTTGTCTGTAATCTCTTGTACGATAAAACGGCTCCAAAGTTGGGGAATCCCATGTGGTTGCAAAAGGCATGAACAATGACTGGTGCTGCCAAGTGCCCTGAAATCATAAAGAAAGTTAGGCTTATGACTAACACACATttcaggtattttagaatagggAATGTGTACAATAAAACACACTGTACTATATCACGTCAAATACTTTCAACCAGATTAAGATCACTCTCGCCATTGTTTAGATCAGCAACAGACACAATCCTTGCCCTCTTTGTAGTCATAAATGCTCTGGGGTAAAGACAATTACACAAATAATATCAAAGTCTAAGTGACTCACCTGTTTGAACAAACAGATACCCTGAGTATATTCCAAATAGAGTTGTATATACGAACTGGAACACTGAAGAAATAAACAGAAAGTCAATAGCAGTAACAACACATAAAACATGTACATCCACTGTAAATAGTCTGAACTTGACATTGCTCACATGAATCGTGGTACATCGTAACTAAGCAAGTCAGTGAAGCCAAAAAGTACAAGGAGGACGAGCAGGGGTTTCTCAGGATTAAACCACAACAAAGAGTTCTCTACACTTTCCATGACTTAATTTGAGCCACAAAACCACGATAACTATCGGAAATAGATAAAATATACTTACAGCAAACGAACAAAGCATCTTGGAACTGCGTTCCTTGTTTTACCATTTCATACACATGATGTAAATGAGCTGAAACCACAAGTAAGCAGTGTTAATCATTTAATGCACAGTTACAAAATTGTTGTAGTGGAGAATGGTTTGTTCTGGGAACTACTTTTAGACAACTATAAAAGCCAGTAAATACACCTAATAAACCACATAGTCATGGGTGTACCCCAagagacaaaattattttatcttACCTACTCCAAACAGGAGTGGACACATAAATATAGCTCTCGTGGCACCAAGACTTGGGACTAACAATGGCAGCATGCAGGCACGGAAGATGAATTCCTCTGAGAAGGGGGCCTGAAAAATAGATTGGAAATGGATAATTCAGTCAGAAATAAGCCCCATCTTGACTTTACTTCTTAAAATCTGAAGGAACAAGGTTCACACATGCTGCAACCAGCCTCAATGTGAGTGTGATATTTTTAATTAGCACCTCATGTCAAAAACGAATATCGAATATTAATCATGAGCAGAGGAGGAGCATGCTAATGACCTTAATTGTGTGTACATGGGTTTGAGAAAGACAGTGATTAAAGACTATAACTCACCACAACATGATTTCTTAGCCAGTAGATGTCTCGGAGGCTTGCCCACCAAAACCTTGGATCTGGAAAAAAGAACTGCACTAACAAAGTCGGTCATAATTGCCCGTCATCTTGTAAGAACGACCAGTATTTTTCCTTACATATTTTTACATGTCATCAGTTCAATTTCGAAACAGGTGTAAAAGACAATGCAAAATTCAGCTGCTTTAGAAGAGATAAGAAAGGTAGACAAAAAGATCATGACAAAGCAAAACCATTCCATGTAAGACTAAAGTTATTGGTTTATTTCTGCTTCTCAAAGCCAATGGCATGTATCCAACTAACGAGGAGCGAGCAACAACTTGTACCCTAATTTCCTTTAAACAaatttttgatatatttttttcaaaaacttacCAACGAAAACATATATTATACCCTCCACATACTGAAGAACTACTGGGCCAAGGAACAAGACCTGGAAACAAACAAACATACATACTATTACTAAACACATACACATTTGAATCAATCGATAAAGAACCTTATAATGCAAGCATCAGCATCTTACCGAACATCCATCTTCCAACCAAAAGATGTTGGAGGAGAAACAAGAAGATTTCAAGATTGCAAAACTGTCTTTGAGTCTTAAATTCCATTCGAATCGTCCTACCATTGCATGGCTAATAGAAGCATGAAGATTAGATGAGTACTTCCAATTTCTCACTCATACTTACAAAGGTTAGAACAAATGGAAGAACAGAGGCGGGAATTATCCCAGAAATTCTAATTCCTAACCACTCCCATAATGTGCGTGCCTGTAAAACAAAATTCTGAGTTAGTAAATACAAGATTTTTAAGGTATAGTGAATAAACCTCAACTACGGTA
Above is a window of Lineus longissimus chromosome 3, tnLinLong1.2, whole genome shotgun sequence DNA encoding:
- the LOC135484334 gene encoding CAAX prenyl protease 2-like — protein: MAIEFQLGFPPAFLLSLFLAIVYVGSLYIWKTSADRDNPDTIKRRFLSVSIVCLLAPPFLWIFSSNSDAPDARTLWEWLGIRISGIIPASVLPFVLTFVLFLGPVVLQYVEGIIYVFVDPRFWWASLRDIYWLRNHVVAPFSEEFIFRACMLPLLVPSLGATRAIFMCPLLFGVAHLHHVYEMVKQGTQFQDALFVCLFQFVYTTLFGIYSGYLFVQTGHLAAPVIVHAFCNHMGFPNFGAVLSYKRLQTRLFLMAAFTLGLVGWVISVRRITEPSLYSNHIYSLDI
- the LOC135484332 gene encoding uncharacterized protein LOC135484332: MHKALSTSRLSLSGPILNKKVTVTLLSGEELQLVTDSKAKVQHLFDQVCQHLSLRETQYFGLAVRNDGEFWFLDLVNKISKYAPKAWKGKRGDGCDGVGRPLLKLYLRVQYFIYFRLLREKVTRHLYYLQLVENVLTYNQSTTLEKCFQLAAYALQANLGSYTPGKHTGHYFQAKKYLPAWVIAERGEKYIILNLSLMHKDLRGVSKVQAELNFIKEASAPPMSHNMLLYRLKKKKSERKPSLWISICPTGLEIYEDVPSSFKNELSVFEWGAIGRLQYNKKKFEIQMENPPHGRKFTYYTTSHDYSGHLLWLCQKTHALQMALQATVSESKRQEEEERRHYRESYIYSDEMDLALEQQNDKTSDRDKRISLISKTSSVTTSGIASEKMQASLDSDNGDDGLSIKNPPSETAVGFSESSGTSSLSRQLGSVSLEKKSYALSESAFRELLSNRTEGGGLDELQPSGKQESREPSSDDTVTTAPVLAPSAIPKLQPVPPVQTVHKEAHSAPASMDILSASSMRFDDDFGVPNSTVRHATAKSVGGVQEAPSVLTGNYNDVVDMFDMIGEGMNVPVSEQEIASCDKVVEPKSVSCEVIWTNSRSAAVHSTSLSHASSGSQATSVKSLGHQPSFESSTIPRKLSHQHSLPQPARSYDSLLQTTVNVPRFESNSCLFHGSQGFVDYNNPTHNDNMGYFNDSSNNLYSYVPVCMENGMNNVDEHSVTQFNVPQVAQAGASIVGTPFSIQSDSIHSSLAVSQTIGAKPPSHPHESNERTIPQLVGQPFTIQSEPVHSALAVSQSTGHRMQAGPGQPMQGQVIVGQPMQAQVVAGQTMKAVSGQPMQAVHGQSPQMQGQPMQMVHSQPMQTLQRQQMQPLQVQQKQVQTLQGQHMQTFQADPMALQGEQMTFQGQQMPTFQGQQMNLQGPQMQTYQGRPMQIFQDQQIQNYQGQQVQTLQGQQVQMISGLPGQNLPSVHGQQYIVNSENHHMPQDINVQYHYNAQNFDGVGVTHDQFNGPYAFQQDSVHAPQPVMRQPPQPVIRPRPDYLRHYVNEEMFKDISAQKKKRLSAGDLISGVLPNIQTNNFSKSTEELSIKSKKPSVTKAYSFGDEKLHPDLENLRSVSSDTSSLPLMTALCNDRTLFDIRTDTVREHPKEMKELQQEEEVVLRQKVDPKNQVPEQRHSSLCSVDTDYSQDTMLSMSSSIQQTSSDDVSLSSVISGPFAVKDGNRVSLCSDKSDLLQHVGVQSQNGQLITIS